The proteins below come from a single Eucalyptus grandis isolate ANBG69807.140 chromosome 3, ASM1654582v1, whole genome shotgun sequence genomic window:
- the LOC104415531 gene encoding GDSL esterase/lipase At1g54790 isoform X3, with protein sequence MPTKILPLFHVLFSFSIFLPLATSTDFNFPAVFNFGDSNSDTGELVAALGIRLNPPNGDTYFKAPAGRFCDGRLIVDFLITEKHKLPATSSMASKTCIAILALLCLFPLGNSIDFFNFPAVFNFGDSNSDTGNLISAGIESLNPPNGQSYFQLPSGRYCDGRLIVDFLMDAMDLPFLNAYLDSIGTPNFRRGCNFATAASTILPATATSLSPFSFGVQVSQFLRFKARVLELLAKGKKLVKYLPAEEYFAQGLYMFDIGQNDLAGPFYSKSLDQILALIPTILVEFENGFKTLYDQGGRNFWIHNTGPLGCITQNIAKFGTDPSKLDEIGCVSGHNQAAKLFNLQLNALCAKLRGQYTDANITYVDIFSIKSNLIANYSRYGFEQPFMACCGYGGAPLNYDSRVSCGQTKVLNGTTVTAKACDDSTEYVNWDGIHYTEAANQFISSQILTGKYSDPPFADKMPFAMKLKF encoded by the exons ATGCCCACCAAAATCCTCCCTCTGTTTCATGTTCTCTTCTCATTCTCCATCTTCTTGCCTCTTGCGACCTCCACCGACTTCAATTTCCCAGCTGTTTTCAACTTTGGGGACTCGAACTCCGACACCGGCGAACTCGTCGCAGCACTCGGCATCCGCTTGAACCCTCCCAATGGCGACACTTACTTCAAGGCCCCGGCAGGGAGATTCTGCGACGGCCGCCTCATCGTCGATTTTCTCA TCAC AGAAAAACACAAGCTGCCTGCAACATCATCCATGGCCTCCAAGACCTGCATTGCCATCTTGGCTCTGCTCTGTTTGTTCCCTCTTGGCAACTCGATCGATTTCTTCAACTTCCCTGCTGTTTTCAACTTTGGCGACTCCAATTCCGACACGGGCAATCTTATCTCGGCCGGGATCGAGAGCCTCAACCCTCCTAATGGCCAGAGCTATTTCCAGCTGCCATCTGGGCGATACTGTGATGGCCGTCTCATCGTCGATTTCCTGA TGGATGCAATGGACCTTCCATTCCTAAATGCCTATCTAGATTCAATCGGCACGCCAAATTTCCGGAGAGGTTGCAACTTTGCAACGGCGGCATCGACGATACTTCCGGCAACTGCAACATCACTGAGCCCATTTTCATTTGGGGTTCAGGTGTCTCAGTTTCTCCGTTTTAAAGCCCGTGTGCTTGAGTTGCTGGCCAAag GTAAGAAGCTTGTCAAGTATCTACCAGCAGAAGAGTACTTTGCACAGGGCCTTTACATGTTTGATATAGGACAGAATGACCTTGCTGGCCCATTTTACTCCAAGTCGTTGGATCAGATACTCGCCTTGATTCCAACAATTCTTGTAGAATTCGAAAATGGATTCAAG ACATTGTATGATCAAGGGGGTAGAAATTTTTGGATACACAACACAGGTCCCCTTGGATGCATAACTCAGAATATTGCAAAGTTTGGGACCGATCCATCAAAGCTTGATGAGATCGGATGCGTCAGCGGACACAACCAAGCGGCTAAGCTTTTCAACTTGCAGCTCAATGCTCTATGCGCGAAATTGCGGGGCCAGTACACTGATGCAAATATCACGTATGTTGATATCTTCTCCATAAAGTCCAACCTCATCGCCAACTATTCCCGCTATG GATTTGAGCAACCGTTTATGGCGTGTTGTGGCTATGGGGGCGCACCCCTGAACTATGACAGCAGGGTTTCTTGTGGGCAAACAAAGGTTCTTAACGGTACCACAGTCACGGCCAAAGCATGTGATGACAGCACCGAGTACGTCAATTGGGATGGGATTCATTACACTGAGGCTGCCAACCAGTTCATTTCCTCTCAAATACTAACAGGAAAATACTCAGATCCACCTTTTGCAGACAAAATGCCTTTTGCAATGAAGCTCAAGTTCTGA
- the LOC104415531 gene encoding GDSL esterase/lipase At1g54790 isoform X1, producing MPTKILPLFHVLFSFSIFLPLATSTDFNFPAVFNFGDSNSDTGELVAALGIRLNPPNGDTYFKAPAGRFCDGRLIVDFLMDAMDLPFLNAYLDSIGTPNFRRGCNFATAASTILPATATSLSPFSFGVQVSQFLRFKARVLELLAKGKKLVKYLPAEEYFAQGLYMFDIGQNDLAGPFYSKSLDQILALIPTILVEFENGFKTLYDQGGRNFWIHNTGPLGCITQNIAKFGTDPSKLDEIGCVSGHNQAAKLFNLQLNALCAKLRGQYTDANITYVDIFSIKSNLIANYSRYGFEQPFMACCGYGGAPLNYDSRVSCGQTKVLNGTTVTAKACDDSTEYVNWDGIHYTEAANQFISSQILTGKYSDPPFADKMPFAMKLKF from the exons ATGCCCACCAAAATCCTCCCTCTGTTTCATGTTCTCTTCTCATTCTCCATCTTCTTGCCTCTTGCGACCTCCACCGACTTCAATTTCCCAGCTGTTTTCAACTTTGGGGACTCGAACTCCGACACCGGCGAACTCGTCGCAGCACTCGGCATCCGCTTGAACCCTCCCAATGGCGACACTTACTTCAAGGCCCCGGCAGGGAGATTCTGCGACGGCCGCCTCATCGTCGATTTTCTCA TGGATGCAATGGACCTTCCATTCCTAAATGCCTATCTAGATTCAATCGGCACGCCAAATTTCCGGAGAGGTTGCAACTTTGCAACGGCGGCATCGACGATACTTCCGGCAACTGCAACATCACTGAGCCCATTTTCATTTGGGGTTCAGGTGTCTCAGTTTCTCCGTTTTAAAGCCCGTGTGCTTGAGTTGCTGGCCAAag GTAAGAAGCTTGTCAAGTATCTACCAGCAGAAGAGTACTTTGCACAGGGCCTTTACATGTTTGATATAGGACAGAATGACCTTGCTGGCCCATTTTACTCCAAGTCGTTGGATCAGATACTCGCCTTGATTCCAACAATTCTTGTAGAATTCGAAAATGGATTCAAG ACATTGTATGATCAAGGGGGTAGAAATTTTTGGATACACAACACAGGTCCCCTTGGATGCATAACTCAGAATATTGCAAAGTTTGGGACCGATCCATCAAAGCTTGATGAGATCGGATGCGTCAGCGGACACAACCAAGCGGCTAAGCTTTTCAACTTGCAGCTCAATGCTCTATGCGCGAAATTGCGGGGCCAGTACACTGATGCAAATATCACGTATGTTGATATCTTCTCCATAAAGTCCAACCTCATCGCCAACTATTCCCGCTATG GATTTGAGCAACCGTTTATGGCGTGTTGTGGCTATGGGGGCGCACCCCTGAACTATGACAGCAGGGTTTCTTGTGGGCAAACAAAGGTTCTTAACGGTACCACAGTCACGGCCAAAGCATGTGATGACAGCACCGAGTACGTCAATTGGGATGGGATTCATTACACTGAGGCTGCCAACCAGTTCATTTCCTCTCAAATACTAACAGGAAAATACTCAGATCCACCTTTTGCAGACAAAATGCCTTTTGCAATGAAGCTCAAGTTCTGA
- the LOC104415531 gene encoding GDSL esterase/lipase At1g54790 isoform X2 yields MASKTCIAILALLCLFPLGNSIDFFNFPAVFNFGDSNSDTGNLISAGIESLNPPNGQSYFQLPSGRYCDGRLIVDFLMDAMDLPFLNAYLDSIGTPNFRRGCNFATAASTILPATATSLSPFSFGVQVSQFLRFKARVLELLAKGKKLVKYLPAEEYFAQGLYMFDIGQNDLAGPFYSKSLDQILALIPTILVEFENGFKTLYDQGGRNFWIHNTGPLGCITQNIAKFGTDPSKLDEIGCVSGHNQAAKLFNLQLNALCAKLRGQYTDANITYVDIFSIKSNLIANYSRYGFEQPFMACCGYGGAPLNYDSRVSCGQTKVLNGTTVTAKACDDSTEYVNWDGIHYTEAANQFISSQILTGKYSDPPFADKMPFAMKLKF; encoded by the exons ATGGCCTCCAAGACCTGCATTGCCATCTTGGCTCTGCTCTGTTTGTTCCCTCTTGGCAACTCGATCGATTTCTTCAACTTCCCTGCTGTTTTCAACTTTGGCGACTCCAATTCCGACACGGGCAATCTTATCTCGGCCGGGATCGAGAGCCTCAACCCTCCTAATGGCCAGAGCTATTTCCAGCTGCCATCTGGGCGATACTGTGATGGCCGTCTCATCGTCGATTTCCTGA TGGATGCAATGGACCTTCCATTCCTAAATGCCTATCTAGATTCAATCGGCACGCCAAATTTCCGGAGAGGTTGCAACTTTGCAACGGCGGCATCGACGATACTTCCGGCAACTGCAACATCACTGAGCCCATTTTCATTTGGGGTTCAGGTGTCTCAGTTTCTCCGTTTTAAAGCCCGTGTGCTTGAGTTGCTGGCCAAag GTAAGAAGCTTGTCAAGTATCTACCAGCAGAAGAGTACTTTGCACAGGGCCTTTACATGTTTGATATAGGACAGAATGACCTTGCTGGCCCATTTTACTCCAAGTCGTTGGATCAGATACTCGCCTTGATTCCAACAATTCTTGTAGAATTCGAAAATGGATTCAAG ACATTGTATGATCAAGGGGGTAGAAATTTTTGGATACACAACACAGGTCCCCTTGGATGCATAACTCAGAATATTGCAAAGTTTGGGACCGATCCATCAAAGCTTGATGAGATCGGATGCGTCAGCGGACACAACCAAGCGGCTAAGCTTTTCAACTTGCAGCTCAATGCTCTATGCGCGAAATTGCGGGGCCAGTACACTGATGCAAATATCACGTATGTTGATATCTTCTCCATAAAGTCCAACCTCATCGCCAACTATTCCCGCTATG GATTTGAGCAACCGTTTATGGCGTGTTGTGGCTATGGGGGCGCACCCCTGAACTATGACAGCAGGGTTTCTTGTGGGCAAACAAAGGTTCTTAACGGTACCACAGTCACGGCCAAAGCATGTGATGACAGCACCGAGTACGTCAATTGGGATGGGATTCATTACACTGAGGCTGCCAACCAGTTCATTTCCTCTCAAATACTAACAGGAAAATACTCAGATCCACCTTTTGCAGACAAAATGCCTTTTGCAATGAAGCTCAAGTTCTGA
- the LOC104415529 gene encoding UPF0603 protein At1g54780, chloroplastic has protein sequence METILSPRSLSPLIAPKPCSSSKSPQPRSSTLFYTKPISCILKRHHLESKNPSFSETRSWFSHAQQGLAALALTLALNFCPLSLDSPALASEFDVISEGPPKESYVVDDAGVLSRVTKSDLKRLLSDLESRKNLRINFVTVRKLTSKADAFEYADQVLEKWYPTVEEGNNKGIVVLITSQKEGAITGGPEFVKSVGDSILDATISENLPVLATEEKYNEAVYSSAKRLVAAIDGLPDPGGPQSKDYKRESNFKTREETEEKRGQFSLVVGGLLVIAFVVPMAQYYAYISKK, from the exons ATGGAGACCATTCTCTCACCTCGTTCACTCTCTCCACTCATCGCTCCCAAGCCATGCTCTTCTTCGAAATCTCCACAGCCAAGATCAAGCACTCTCTTTTACACCAAACCCATCTCTTGCATCCTCAAAAGACACCATCTTGAGTCAAAAAACCCATCTTTCAGTGAGACCAGGAGCTGGTTCTCTCATGCCCAACAAGGACTAGCAGCTCTAGCTCTCACTCTGGCACTCAACTTTTGCCCTCTATCGCTGGACAGTCCTGCATTGGCTTCTGAGTTTGATGTGATCAGTGAGGGGCCACCGAAGGAGTCTTATGTTGTTGATGATGCGGGAGTTCTCAGCCGAGTCACAAAGTCTGACTTGAAACGGTTGTTGTCTGATTTGGAGTCCAGGAAGAACCTCAGAATCAATTTCGTCACCGTCCGAAAGCTGACA AGTAAAGCTGATGCTTTCGAGTATGCTGATCAAGTTTTGGAGAAGTGGTATCCAACAGTGGAAGAGGGCAACAACAAGGGCATTGTTGTTCTTATCACAAGTCAAAAGGAAGGAGCAATCACAGGAGGCCCTGAGTTCGTCAAGTCTGTCGGAGATAGTATCCTCGATGCAACCATCTCAGAAAATCTTCCAG TATTGGCAACAGAAGAGAAGTACAATGAAGCAGTTTATAGCAGTGCCAAACGGCTAGTCGCTGCCATTGATGGGCTCCCGGATCCTGGGGGCCCTCAGTCAAAGGACTATAAGAGAGAATCCAATTTCAAGACCAGGGAAGAGACTGAGGAGAAAAGGGGGCAATTTAGTCTTGTAGTTGGGGGTTTATTGGTAATTGCATTTGTCGTTCCAATGGCACAATATTATGCTTACatctccaaaaaatga
- the LOC104415528 gene encoding uncharacterized protein LOC104415528, whose product MAIPICLSLSPHPPNIPSISSSSSSKDNDPHLIRFSKREFISKTAKFLIFSLAPASTFSQCSAEPSPPPKAAPLGIANTKSWFQFYGAGFAIRVPPQFEDITEPEDFNAGMSLYGDKAKPKKFAARFALPDGSEVVSVVIRPTNQLKITFLEAQDITDLGSLKEAAKIFVPGGATIYSARNIKIKEEEGFKTYYFYEFSRDQQHVALVAAVDSGKVFIAGATAPQSKWEDDGVRLRSAAISLTLL is encoded by the exons ATGGCTATTCCCATTTGCCTGTCCCTCTCTCCCCACCCACCAAACATcccctccatctcctcctcctcctcctccaaagaTAATGACCCTCATCTCATTCGATTCTCAAAGAGAGAATTCATCTCCAAGACAGCTAAATTCTTGATCTTTTCACTCGCCCCCGCGTCGACATTCTCTCAGTGCTCGGCTGAACCGTCGCCACCTCCAAAGGCAGCTCCTTTGGGAATCGCCAACACCAAGTCGTGGTTCCAGTTTTATGGCGCTGGGTTCGCAATTCGTGTGCCTCCTCAGTTTGAGGACATTACGGAGCCCGAG GATTTTAATGCTGGCATGTCTCTTTATGGAGATAAGGCGaagccaaaaaaatttgcaGCTCGGTTTGCATTGCCTGATGG TTCTGAAGTCGTAAGTGTTGTGATTCGCCCGACCAACCAACTCAAGATCACATTTTTGGAG GCCCAAGATATTACTGACTTGGGTTCCTTAAAGGAGGCtgccaaaatttttgttccag GTGGCGCAACAATATACTCTGCCCGAAATATCAAAATAAAGGAAGAGGAAGGTTTCAA GACTTATTACTTTTATGAATTCTCTAGAGACCAGCAACATGTTGCGCTGGTTGCTGCTGTAGACAGTGGAAAG GTATTTATTGCTGGAGCAACTGCGCCACAGTCCAAATGGGAGGATGATGGAGTGCGCCTCCGCTCTGCTGCTATATCCCTCACACTTCTCTAA
- the LOC104415527 gene encoding sodium/hydrogen exchanger 1, with product MEALETAVSQLPAPVKSSSFFNLTTVIALCVFFALLCACIIIGHLLHGNRWANESITALLLGLGSGGVVLLVSKGESSKLLNFSENLFFLYLLPPIIFNAGFQVKKKQFFKNISMILLFGVFGTVISFCIISLGVFLVFNRIGVTSLSVQDYLAVGAIFSATDSVCTLQVLNQDETPFLYSIVFGEGVVNDATSIVLYNAVQSIDLKKISGLTALKLLGTFLYLFFTSTALGIVAGLLSAFIIKTLYFGRHSTDREVALMMLMAYLSYMLAELMDLSGILTVFFCGIVMSHYTWHNVTESSRITTKHAFATISFISETFIFLYVGMDALDIDKWKSSGASAGTSIAVSSTLFALVLVGRAAFVFPITNIRNCFKKRDGTKIEFRQQFIIWWAGVMRGAVTIALSYSEFASSSDTSSQDSLMITSTIIVVLFSTLVFGSITKPLIEALLLRHSRPMISDASDLPSLEDLRFLFIENGDQSEQGSSQRKRSLRLLMTNPGISVHYLWRKFDDRFMRPVFGGRGFVPFVPGSPTGEAEESQENS from the exons ATGGAAGCTCTCGAGACCGCGGTGTCGCAGTTACCTGCTCCAGTCAAGAGCTCGTCATTCTTCAACTTGACAACTGTGATTGCTCTTTGCGTGTTCTTTGCTCTCCTGTGTGCTTGCATCATCATTGGTCACCTCCTACATGGGAACCGGTGGGCCAACGAATCCATCACAGCCCTTTTGTTG GGATTGGGCTCAGGAGGTGTGGTTTTGCTGGTTAGTAAAGGGGAGAGTTCGAAGTTACTCAATTTTAGCGAgaatctcttcttcctctacttGCTTCCACCCATCATCTTCAATGCAGg GTTCCaggtaaaaaaaaagcaattcttCAAGAATATTTCGATGATATTGTTGTTTGGAGTGTTTGGCACTGTCATTTCCTTCTGCATCATATCGCTCG GGGTATTTTTGGTGTTCAACAGAATCGGGGTGACATCTCTTAGTGTTCAGGATTACCTAG CTGTGGGTGCAATATTCTCTGCCACCGATTCAGTTTGCACACTACAG GTTCTCAATCAAGATGAGACACCCTTCCTTTACAGTATTGTGTTTGGGGAAGGAGTTGTGAATGATGCAACATCCATCGTGCTCTATAATGCTGTACAGTCAATTGACTTAAAAAAGATTAGTGGCCTTACAGCTTTAAAGCTGCTCGGAACCTTCCTCTACCTATTCTTCACTAGTACAGCTCTCGGTATCGTG GCCGGACTTTTGAGTGCTTTCATCATAAAGACACTTTACTTTGGAAG GCATTCCACAGATCGGGAAGTCGCGTTGATGATGCTAATGGCTTATTTGTCATACATGTTGGCTGAG CTTATGGATCTCAGTGGGATATTAACAGTTTTCTTCTGTGGAATCGTCATGTCCCACTACACATGGCATAATGTCACAGAAAGTTCACGGATAACAACCAA GCATGCATTTGCAACAATCTCATTCATTTCTGAAACTTTCATATTCTTATACGTTGGGATGGATGCCTTGGACATTGATAAATGGAAAAGCAGCGGGGCAAG CGCAGGAACTTCGATTGCTGTCAGTTCAACTTTGTTTGCACTTGTATTGGTTGGAAGGGCTGCATTTGTGTTTCCCATTACAAACATCAGgaattgctttaaaaaaagaGATGGAACAAAAATCGAGTTTCGCCAACAG TTCATTATATGGTGGGCAGGTGTGATGCGAGGTGCAGTTACGATTGCGTTGTCTTACAGTGAG TTTGCATCGTCGTCGGATACGTCATCACAAGATAGTTTGATGATCACTAGCACCATAATAGTTGTTCTATTTAGTACACTG GTGTTCGGTTCCATAACAAAGCCTCTAATAGAAGCACTGTTGTTACGGCACTCAAGACCGATGATTTCTGACGCCTCTGATCTCCCGAGCCTAGAGGACTTGAGATTCCTGTTCATTGAAAACGGTGACCAGAGCGAACAGGGAAGCAGTCAGAGAAAGAGAAGCTTGAGGTTGCTTATGACAAACCCAGGCATTAGCGTTCATTACCTGTGGAGGAAATTTGATGACAGGTTCATGAGGCCAGTCTTTGGTGGGAGGGGTTTTGTTCCATTCGTTCCTGGATCACCAACTGGCGAGGCAGAAGAGAGTCAAGAGAACTCCTAA